A stretch of Paenibacillus peoriae DNA encodes these proteins:
- a CDS encoding accessory gene regulator ArgB-like protein: protein MIEAMAFKLANQIKRTVPDHPASVAVLKYALALILNASLIIVLTLFASFFTGRMVEAVTILVAFALLRQMSGGIHLKTGMTCVLVTSAAFTYISCIALNSGWTNLFTGIALIFVLCFAPSRIEKQSRIPVRFYPFLRLLSSLLVCTNFVIGSSVVAVAFLVQSLTLIRGRR, encoded by the coding sequence ATGATTGAAGCGATGGCTTTCAAACTTGCTAACCAGATCAAACGTACTGTGCCTGATCATCCGGCCTCTGTCGCGGTACTTAAATACGCACTTGCTCTCATTCTGAATGCGTCCCTGATCATTGTGTTGACACTATTCGCCTCATTCTTCACGGGGCGTATGGTAGAGGCTGTTACGATTCTCGTCGCTTTCGCCCTACTGCGCCAAATGTCAGGAGGCATTCATTTGAAAACGGGCATGACATGTGTGTTGGTGACCTCAGCAGCTTTTACTTACATATCCTGCATTGCCTTAAATAGTGGGTGGACAAACCTGTTTACCGGAATAGCTCTCATTTTCGTTTTATGTTTTGCCCCGTCCAGAATTGAAAAGCAGTCGCGCATTCCAGTACGGTTTTATCCCTTCTTGCGGCTGTTATCCTCCTTGCTTGTATGTACTAATTTTGTAATCGGTTCCTCTGTAGTGGCTGTTGCTTTTTTGGTCCAAAGCCTAACATTGATCCGGGGAAGGAGGTGA
- a CDS encoding beta-galactosidase, protein MISSKLPKVFYGGDYNPEQWDEATHQEDLRMFRQAGIDIATVNVFSWAKIQSDEITYHFEWLDQLIDSLYESDIFVCLATSTAAHPAWMATRYPDVLRVDADGRKRKFGGRHNSCPNSPTYRKFAEQMAGQLAERYKNHPAILVWHVSNEYGGDCYCDNCAAAFRVWLKQKYGSLEELNRVWNTSFWGHTFYDWDEIVPPNNLSEHWGENHSSFQGISLDYARFNSDSMLDCYLLEYNAIKKHIPHAVITTNLMGFFKQLDYFKWAKHMDIVSWDSYPAANTPPSYTAMAHDLMRGLKDGQPFMLMEQTPSQQNWQAYNSLKRPGVMRLWSYQAVAHGADTVMFFQLRRSIGACEKFHGAVIEHAGHENTRVFREVAQLGSELGALGNTLLDATVNAKVAILFDWDNWWALEKSSGPSVALKYVDQVHKYYATLFRRNVQIDLISVDANFQKYDLIIAPVLYMVKPGTAEKLEQFTEHGGTFVTTFFSGIVNENDLVTTGGYPGKLRNLLGIWVEEIDALLPESYNRIVLKEKVGVLQGEYQCGLLCDLLHSEGAEVLAEYGDDFYQGMPVLTRNRFGQGEAWYVASDPEETFLDGLLGYICEQKGIPSLLRAPAGVETTVRTKDGKSYLFILNHNAQTQQYHLDDQKGNELISGKYLEGDISIEGYGFQVLELS, encoded by the coding sequence ATGATAAGCAGTAAACTACCTAAAGTATTTTACGGTGGAGATTATAATCCTGAACAATGGGATGAGGCCACGCATCAGGAAGATTTACGGATGTTCAGGCAGGCAGGGATTGATATCGCCACGGTCAACGTATTCTCATGGGCCAAAATTCAATCCGACGAAATCACATATCATTTTGAATGGCTGGATCAATTGATTGACAGTCTTTATGAAAGCGATATCTTCGTTTGTCTAGCTACTAGCACGGCAGCGCATCCTGCTTGGATGGCTACTCGCTACCCCGACGTTCTCCGGGTGGACGCTGACGGACGGAAGCGGAAGTTCGGTGGTCGCCACAATTCTTGTCCGAACAGTCCTACGTATCGAAAATTTGCGGAGCAGATGGCTGGCCAACTTGCAGAACGATACAAAAACCATCCCGCGATCCTCGTGTGGCACGTGTCCAATGAGTACGGTGGGGATTGCTATTGTGATAACTGTGCGGCCGCATTCCGGGTGTGGCTCAAGCAAAAATACGGATCACTGGAAGAGCTAAACCGGGTGTGGAATACTTCCTTCTGGGGTCATACCTTCTATGATTGGGATGAAATCGTGCCACCAAATAATTTGAGCGAGCATTGGGGAGAAAATCACTCCTCCTTTCAGGGCATATCCCTCGATTATGCACGTTTTAATTCAGACAGTATGCTGGATTGCTATCTGCTGGAATACAACGCGATTAAAAAACATATTCCCCATGCCGTGATAACGACCAATCTGATGGGATTTTTCAAACAACTGGACTATTTTAAATGGGCTAAGCACATGGATATTGTATCTTGGGATAGTTATCCTGCGGCTAATACCCCGCCAAGCTATACCGCGATGGCACACGATCTGATGCGCGGCTTGAAGGATGGGCAACCCTTTATGCTGATGGAGCAAACACCGAGCCAGCAGAACTGGCAGGCGTATAATTCGCTTAAACGGCCCGGCGTTATGCGGTTATGGAGTTATCAGGCAGTCGCGCATGGCGCGGACACGGTCATGTTCTTCCAGCTTCGCCGCTCAATCGGCGCATGTGAGAAATTCCACGGGGCTGTTATTGAGCATGCCGGGCATGAGAACACACGTGTATTTCGCGAGGTGGCACAGCTTGGCAGTGAGCTTGGCGCATTAGGCAACACGCTACTTGACGCGACCGTCAATGCCAAAGTAGCCATTTTGTTTGATTGGGATAATTGGTGGGCATTGGAAAAATCAAGCGGTCCTTCTGTCGCCTTGAAATATGTGGATCAGGTGCATAAGTATTATGCGACCCTCTTCCGGCGCAACGTACAGATAGACCTGATTTCCGTTGATGCAAATTTCCAGAAATATGATCTCATTATCGCGCCTGTACTCTACATGGTCAAGCCAGGTACCGCCGAGAAGCTGGAACAATTCACAGAGCATGGAGGCACCTTCGTAACGACCTTTTTCAGTGGCATTGTAAATGAAAACGATTTGGTCACAACCGGAGGATATCCTGGTAAACTGCGTAACTTGCTCGGGATCTGGGTGGAGGAAATTGACGCGCTTCTGCCGGAATCATACAATCGCATTGTATTAAAAGAAAAGGTGGGCGTATTACAAGGTGAATATCAATGTGGTCTGCTCTGCGACCTGTTGCATAGCGAAGGTGCCGAGGTGCTGGCGGAATACGGCGATGATTTCTATCAGGGCATGCCAGTGCTGACACGCAATCGTTTCGGTCAAGGCGAGGCATGGTACGTTGCTTCAGATCCTGAAGAGACTTTCCTTGATGGCCTGCTGGGCTACATTTGTGAGCAAAAAGGGATTCCATCCCTGCTGCGCGCTCCTGCGGGTGTAGAAACCACTGTACGGACCAAAGATGGAAAATCATATCTGTTCATTCTGAATCATAACGCCCAGACGCAGCAATATCATCTGGATGATCAGAAAGGGAATGAGCTAATCAGCGGTAAATACCTGGAAGGAGATATTTCTATTGAAGGCTACGGCTTTCAAGTACTGGAGCTATCATAA
- a CDS encoding APC family permease codes for MLSKVKRLLIGRPRKSTALEDEKLNKLKALAILSSDALSSVAYGTEQILLVLITAGFAALWYSIPISIAVLGLLIILILSYRQTIFSYPGGGGAYIVAQDNLGKSPSLIAGGSLLVDYILTVAVSSSAGTDAITSAFPSLHDHRIAIALIMIIFLTIMNLRGVTESASVLAVPIYLFVVAIFVLIISGIIHYVAGGAHAAAPQFGATVSNVSLFLLLKAFSSGCSALTGVEAVSNAIPNFRKPAAKNAATTLMMMGLILGCMFIGISLLAYWYGVRPNPHETVISQIANATFGRGVMYYIIQGVTALILFLAANTAYSAFPLLAFMLAKDKYMPHMFMVRGDRLGYSNGILFLSIFSALLVIVFGGNTENLIPLYAVGVFIPFTLSQLGMMIRWIKLKPPGWIVKLAINTVGMLTTLSITLIFIFTKFSQVWVVFIFLPLVLYFFMKINRHYKNTAEQLRIDITKDKPMVKGNTIIIPVAGITRVVMNTISYAKTLSDNVVAVYVGVDDDAIRKMEQKWEEWDVGIRLVVLKSRYRSIINPLRKFIDTVEWKKADEDHITVLIPQFITKHWWENILHNQTSLLMRAYLINYKDVIVTTVPFHLNK; via the coding sequence ATGCTGAGCAAAGTCAAAAGATTATTAATCGGTCGTCCGCGAAAGTCGACGGCCCTTGAAGATGAGAAGCTGAATAAGCTCAAGGCACTGGCCATTCTGTCCTCAGATGCCTTATCCTCTGTAGCTTATGGAACGGAGCAAATTCTGCTGGTTTTAATTACAGCCGGCTTTGCTGCCCTATGGTATTCCATTCCTATATCCATTGCGGTATTGGGTTTGCTGATCATTCTGATCCTGTCTTATAGACAGACCATTTTTTCCTATCCTGGTGGCGGAGGAGCGTACATTGTTGCACAGGACAATTTGGGAAAGAGTCCGAGTCTGATTGCAGGCGGTTCTTTGCTGGTCGATTATATTCTGACGGTAGCAGTTAGCTCATCAGCAGGTACAGATGCCATTACATCGGCGTTCCCATCGTTACATGATCATCGGATCGCCATTGCTCTAATTATGATCATCTTTTTGACGATTATGAACTTGCGCGGAGTAACAGAATCTGCCTCAGTGCTGGCTGTACCGATTTACTTATTTGTTGTTGCCATATTTGTTTTGATTATTAGCGGTATCATTCATTACGTGGCAGGGGGAGCTCATGCTGCAGCACCGCAATTTGGAGCTACGGTATCCAACGTCAGCCTGTTCCTGTTACTGAAGGCGTTCAGCTCGGGTTGCTCGGCGTTAACTGGGGTAGAAGCTGTCTCGAATGCCATTCCGAACTTCCGCAAGCCAGCTGCCAAAAATGCAGCAACTACACTAATGATGATGGGTTTGATTCTCGGGTGTATGTTTATCGGAATCAGTTTGCTGGCTTATTGGTACGGTGTTCGTCCTAATCCGCATGAAACGGTCATTTCGCAAATTGCGAACGCCACTTTCGGGCGCGGTGTGATGTATTACATCATTCAGGGTGTAACGGCGCTCATCTTGTTTTTGGCGGCGAATACAGCCTATTCGGCCTTTCCATTGCTTGCTTTTATGCTCGCGAAGGACAAATACATGCCGCACATGTTCATGGTTCGTGGAGATCGGCTCGGATACTCTAATGGTATTTTGTTTCTGAGTATCTTCTCGGCATTGCTGGTCATCGTATTTGGCGGTAACACAGAAAATCTGATCCCGCTTTATGCAGTAGGGGTATTTATCCCGTTTACCCTTTCACAGCTTGGTATGATGATTCGCTGGATCAAGCTCAAACCGCCAGGCTGGATTGTCAAACTTGCTATTAATACGGTTGGGATGCTGACCACGCTGTCGATTACGCTCATCTTTATCTTCACCAAGTTTAGCCAGGTGTGGGTAGTCTTTATCTTCCTGCCTTTGGTTCTGTATTTCTTTATGAAGATCAACAGGCATTACAAAAATACGGCTGAACAACTGCGCATTGATATTACCAAGGATAAACCTATGGTGAAAGGCAATACGATTATTATTCCGGTGGCAGGCATTACGCGAGTCGTCATGAATACGATCAGCTATGCCAAAACCTTGTCGGACAATGTGGTTGCCGTATATGTGGGTGTGGATGATGATGCAATTCGCAAAATGGAACAGAAATGGGAAGAGTGGGATGTCGGTATACGTTTGGTCGTACTGAAATCCCGTTATCGCAGCATTATTAATCCGCTTCGCAAGTTCATCGATACAGTAGAGTGGAAAAAAGCAGACGAGGACCATATCACTGTTCTCATTCCACAATTCATCACCAAGCACTGGTGGGAAAATATTCTACACAATCAGACCAGCTTACTGATGAGAGCTTATTTAATTAATTATAAAGACGTGATCGTAACGACCGTACCTTTTCATTTAAACAAATGA
- a CDS encoding AraC family transcriptional regulator yields MILTPHHLRFFLTTREHSLPLFIESIGFNSRQEDVSRPEGYPCFHWIQTVSGEGMFTFKGGTFRLGEQSGVLLLPGESHAYRRATKVWRTLYITFDGPIAAAVLTALGLKHTRGYHWDPDSELHSFGETMLHSMVSERDLSGLDASANMYRFLTLLRKHGQHSSMPSLSHNVERLTPVLAFMEQNYASPDVGLGDMAVMMNVSSRHLNTLFKQAFGVTSYAYLIVIRLRKAKEMMAEYPQLTVKEISERVGFRDTSHFVATFRRAEGITPERFKLLYT; encoded by the coding sequence ATGATTTTAACTCCCCATCATTTGCGATTTTTCCTGACTACGCGTGAGCACTCTTTACCCCTTTTTATTGAAAGTATCGGATTTAACAGCAGGCAGGAAGATGTGTCCCGTCCAGAGGGCTATCCGTGCTTTCACTGGATTCAGACGGTGTCTGGTGAAGGGATGTTTACATTTAAAGGGGGGACCTTTCGTCTGGGGGAGCAGTCTGGAGTTCTGCTGCTACCTGGGGAATCCCATGCATACAGACGGGCGACCAAGGTATGGCGAACGTTATACATTACATTTGACGGCCCCATCGCCGCTGCTGTACTGACTGCACTGGGGTTGAAGCATACGCGTGGGTATCATTGGGACCCGGATAGCGAGCTGCACAGTTTTGGGGAAACGATGCTTCATTCCATGGTTAGTGAACGTGATTTGTCTGGATTAGATGCTTCGGCCAATATGTATCGTTTTCTGACTCTGCTGCGTAAACATGGACAACATAGCTCGATGCCTTCCCTATCCCATAATGTGGAACGATTAACCCCTGTACTGGCCTTTATGGAGCAAAATTATGCCAGTCCAGATGTGGGTCTAGGTGATATGGCAGTTATGATGAATGTCAGCTCCCGTCATTTAAATACATTATTTAAGCAAGCGTTTGGTGTGACTTCGTATGCTTATCTGATTGTGATTCGGCTGCGGAAGGCCAAGGAAATGATGGCGGAATATCCGCAATTAACAGTAAAGGAGATTTCGGAGCGAGTGGGCTTCCGAGATACCAGTCATTTTGTGGCAACTTTTCGCCGAGCTGAAGGAATTACCCCGGAAAGGTTCAAATTACTGTATACATAA
- a CDS encoding nucleoside recognition domain-containing protein: protein MQKEAHSAPYWTTVLLGLGAILLVLAVVASPEKVFQASTQGLKLWWNIIFPAMLPFLMLSEMLIAFGLVHGLGVLLEPFMRFWFRLPGRSGWVLALGLTAGFPAAAEAVRQWSQQEDMTALQLRRLTAIAHFCNPITILLVIGTGLLHNAAVGVMLLAVHWISGLLAGWITARLPVPSKELQKRETPAALRRTSVSRTSPSLIRSAWEATRSARERDGRSFGKLLGETVSHAVQTLMVTGGFIIFFSVLIRLLSIYTGQGSLSFIWPAWMEIHLGSYEISRLPYDLRTQAALISAVLGWGGLCGWLQITAVTRPSDKGITFTLSRVLHGIIAFGLTLATWVPLNRIVSNTIPAYVSRSSVSSFAESVNESATHPVMAEASSLLTQIEGTSMYPWQLTVLSIALLGTIIVTLLAFSFMTSWWSRRDLR from the coding sequence ATGCAAAAGGAAGCCCATTCCGCTCCTTATTGGACAACCGTACTGCTTGGCCTCGGAGCCATTTTGCTTGTACTGGCTGTTGTCGCCTCACCAGAAAAAGTATTTCAAGCCTCTACTCAAGGCCTTAAGCTATGGTGGAATATTATTTTCCCAGCTATGCTACCTTTTTTGATGCTGTCCGAAATGCTCATCGCCTTTGGTCTAGTACATGGACTAGGTGTCCTGCTGGAACCGTTTATGCGATTCTGGTTCCGTCTACCCGGACGAAGCGGCTGGGTGTTGGCCCTCGGCCTGACCGCGGGATTCCCGGCTGCTGCGGAAGCAGTACGCCAATGGTCACAACAGGAAGATATGACCGCGCTTCAGCTTCGACGTCTAACCGCCATCGCTCATTTCTGCAATCCGATTACCATCCTGCTCGTCATCGGGACAGGGCTACTGCACAATGCTGCCGTAGGCGTGATGTTACTTGCCGTTCACTGGATTTCCGGGCTGCTGGCAGGCTGGATCACCGCCAGACTACCTGTACCGTCCAAAGAATTGCAAAAACGGGAAACGCCAGCTGCCCTTCGGCGCACCTCAGTTTCCCGTACTTCTCCCTCCCTGATCCGATCCGCATGGGAAGCTACCCGTTCTGCCAGAGAACGGGACGGCCGCAGCTTCGGAAAACTGTTGGGCGAAACCGTATCCCATGCTGTACAGACGCTGATGGTGACAGGTGGATTCATTATTTTCTTTTCCGTACTGATTCGACTGCTGTCCATATACACAGGCCAAGGATCGCTTTCTTTCATATGGCCTGCTTGGATGGAAATCCATCTGGGTTCCTATGAAATCAGCCGTCTGCCCTACGATCTCCGTACACAAGCAGCGCTGATCAGTGCTGTGTTGGGCTGGGGCGGCCTGTGCGGCTGGCTTCAAATTACCGCCGTCACCAGACCTTCCGACAAGGGTATCACCTTCACCTTGTCACGAGTGCTCCATGGGATCATTGCTTTTGGACTTACCTTGGCGACATGGGTCCCGCTTAACCGCATCGTCAGCAATACAATTCCCGCTTACGTCAGTCGCAGTTCTGTGTCTTCTTTTGCGGAAAGCGTAAATGAATCCGCCACGCATCCTGTCATGGCCGAAGCCAGCAGCTTACTAACACAAATAGAAGGAACATCTATGTACCCCTGGCAACTAACCGTACTGTCCATTGCGCTGCTGGGTACAATTATAGTTACCCTGCTGGCCTTTTCCTTTATGACTTCATGGTGGAGCCGCCGCGATTTGCGTTGA
- a CDS encoding YlbL family protein, protein MKRINRKRAFFTTGYVLMLAAMVYVLVYMPTPYLIYGPGGANEIKPMVRVREGDSIERGAFMMTTVSARYANVIMLGLSKLDRNSEIQRKEDRLHGKSEDEYAAEQLWYMGDSQSSAMEAAYTRAHVPYRIVPDYVYVFKVPGSSSVFDPGDEILELNGVRVTDNRSIRKALEDEKPGIMAKVKLKRDGKLLSVQAPLTTITDSETGKQRSGFGVSIATVQKVEPKDGRKTIHFTSTDVGGPSAGLMFTMEIYNQLTPGDLSKGYRVAGTGTIDKDGQVGAIGGAKYKIVAADRQGADLFFVPADNYKEAKTKAEQIGTRMKLVPVRKLGDALNYMEKLPIKP, encoded by the coding sequence ATGAAACGAATAAACCGGAAAAGAGCTTTTTTTACAACCGGTTATGTCTTAATGCTGGCTGCAATGGTCTATGTGCTGGTCTATATGCCAACCCCTTATCTGATCTACGGACCAGGTGGGGCAAATGAGATCAAACCGATGGTTAGAGTCCGGGAGGGTGACAGCATCGAACGGGGGGCCTTTATGATGACGACGGTATCGGCGCGTTATGCCAATGTTATCATGTTGGGTCTGTCCAAGTTGGACCGCAATTCGGAGATTCAGCGCAAAGAGGATCGTCTGCATGGAAAAAGTGAAGACGAGTATGCGGCAGAACAGTTATGGTATATGGGGGATTCCCAATCTTCCGCGATGGAGGCTGCCTACACCCGTGCCCATGTCCCCTATCGCATTGTGCCGGATTACGTGTATGTATTTAAGGTCCCGGGATCGAGCAGCGTGTTTGACCCCGGGGATGAAATATTGGAGCTGAACGGCGTGAGGGTGACCGATAATCGTTCCATTCGGAAGGCTTTGGAGGACGAAAAACCGGGAATAATGGCTAAAGTGAAGCTAAAGCGCGATGGAAAGTTGCTGTCCGTGCAAGCTCCTTTAACGACCATTACGGACAGTGAGACGGGCAAGCAACGTTCCGGATTTGGCGTCAGTATTGCCACGGTACAGAAGGTAGAGCCGAAGGATGGACGTAAAACGATTCATTTTACATCTACGGATGTTGGCGGTCCTTCGGCAGGTTTGATGTTTACCATGGAAATCTATAACCAACTGACACCAGGTGATTTGAGTAAGGGATATCGTGTAGCCGGTACGGGTACCATTGATAAGGACGGTCAGGTTGGAGCGATTGGTGGTGCAAAGTATAAAATAGTTGCTGCTGACCGTCAGGGTGCGGATTTGTTTTTCGTCCCTGCGGATAATTATAAAGAGGCCAAGACCAAAGCTGAGCAAATTGGAACCCGGATGAAGCTTGTTCCGGTTCGCAAACTTGGCGATGCGCTGAATTATATGGAAAAGCTGCCCATCAAACCATAA
- the rsmD gene encoding 16S rRNA (guanine(966)-N(2))-methyltransferase RsmD — MRVVSGSAKGRPLKAVPGTGTRPTTDKVKEALFSMIGPYFDGGVALDLFAGSGGLGIEALSRGMDKAVFIDMESKSIDVIKENLRKTGLEGQAEVFRNDAGRALKALAKRGALFDAVFLDPPYRLKHGDELMSRMVELNLLRSDAIIVLEYESGHEYPESFGPFEQVRKAVYGETALSIYHFAADALSDVEEHTEAGVVKFGIIESDGEDHHD; from the coding sequence GTGAGAGTGGTATCAGGTAGTGCCAAAGGAAGGCCGTTAAAGGCAGTTCCCGGCACAGGGACGCGGCCAACCACGGATAAGGTCAAGGAAGCGCTATTTAGCATGATAGGTCCTTATTTTGATGGGGGAGTCGCACTTGATCTGTTTGCTGGCAGTGGCGGCCTAGGTATAGAGGCGCTTAGCCGGGGGATGGACAAGGCTGTTTTTATTGATATGGAATCCAAAAGCATTGATGTCATTAAAGAAAATTTGCGAAAAACTGGATTGGAAGGACAGGCTGAAGTGTTCCGCAATGATGCCGGACGAGCGCTCAAGGCGCTGGCAAAACGTGGAGCTCTTTTTGATGCTGTTTTTCTGGATCCGCCCTATCGTCTCAAACACGGAGATGAATTGATGAGCCGTATGGTTGAATTGAACTTGCTTCGTTCAGATGCAATCATCGTGCTGGAGTATGAATCGGGACATGAATATCCGGAAAGCTTCGGGCCGTTCGAACAGGTTAGAAAAGCAGTCTATGGGGAAACGGCGTTATCCATTTATCATTTTGCAGCCGATGCTTTATCGGATGTCGAAGAACATACAGAAGCCGGAGTGGTCAAGTTCGGCATCATCGAATCAGACGGGGAGGACCATCATGATTGA
- a CDS encoding acyltransferase family protein codes for MPEAKGKMEDDKLQFVDTLRALAIIGVLLVHVSQHVDGLNGWLQKGLSIGAKGVALFYMASAFTLFLSLSRRSGNKSERISAYLMRRFFRIAPLYYVMLGIYLVVNGTGPRFWLGDQEGVTAANIAAHVLFLNGLNPYWINSIIGVEWSIAVECMFYLFIPLLFKLIRSVRHATWFVVMALVVSLGLNTVSVQYPWISDHSLWGHYLYLWFPNQLPVFGLGILLFFIWKDERHWKSIDRVSGVLLLVSVLFSFLEGMTDVLIGVGLLLGAYALYHWQPIWLLNRVWSWIGRLSYSMYLTHMLALGLVVQVKIPFAPLVSLTLMFIMTLLVTIGLSWFTYSWIEQPGIRWGKKLISRMKPVRKQGDSVKESVA; via the coding sequence ATGCCCGAAGCTAAGGGGAAAATGGAAGATGACAAGCTGCAATTTGTAGATACGCTAAGGGCGCTGGCTATTATTGGAGTTTTACTTGTGCATGTCAGCCAGCATGTGGACGGATTAAACGGTTGGTTGCAAAAAGGCTTGAGTATAGGAGCCAAAGGTGTCGCTTTATTTTATATGGCCAGCGCTTTTACGCTATTTTTGTCCTTAAGCAGACGTTCGGGTAACAAGAGTGAAAGAATTTCAGCTTACCTGATGCGTCGTTTTTTTCGGATTGCTCCTTTGTATTACGTGATGTTAGGAATCTATTTAGTTGTGAACGGGACAGGTCCACGATTTTGGCTTGGGGATCAGGAGGGAGTCACTGCCGCCAATATCGCAGCTCATGTCCTGTTTCTGAATGGTCTGAATCCGTACTGGATCAACAGCATTATCGGTGTGGAATGGTCCATTGCGGTGGAATGTATGTTTTATCTGTTTATCCCTCTATTATTTAAGCTAATCCGATCCGTCCGCCATGCGACGTGGTTTGTCGTGATGGCGCTTGTGGTAAGCTTGGGGCTAAATACGGTAAGTGTTCAATATCCATGGATTAGTGATCACTCTTTATGGGGGCACTATCTGTATTTATGGTTTCCGAATCAATTGCCTGTCTTTGGGCTAGGTATATTGTTGTTTTTCATTTGGAAAGACGAGCGGCATTGGAAAAGTATAGACCGAGTCAGTGGAGTTTTGCTGCTTGTTTCTGTGCTATTTTCATTTTTAGAAGGCATGACCGATGTTCTCATAGGTGTCGGGTTGCTGCTGGGAGCGTATGCTTTGTATCACTGGCAGCCGATATGGCTGCTTAATCGGGTATGGTCATGGATCGGCCGCCTTAGCTACAGCATGTATTTGACGCATATGCTGGCTCTGGGACTAGTCGTACAGGTTAAAATACCTTTTGCTCCCCTAGTCAGCCTCACACTTATGTTTATCATGACGTTGCTAGTCACCATCGGACTATCTTGGTTTACCTACTCGTGGATTGAACAGCCCGGCATCCGTTGGGGGAAAAAGCTTATATCACGTATGAAGCCTGTGCGCAAGCAGGGAGATTCGGTCAAAGAAAGTGTTGCCTAA
- a CDS encoding cyclic lactone autoinducer peptide, with protein MMRKMVYGLATSLSMFATFAVSVASYVYVYQGDTPEELLK; from the coding sequence ATGATGAGAAAAATGGTATATGGGTTAGCCACATCGTTGTCTATGTTTGCTACATTTGCTGTATCAGTGGCGAGTTACGTGTATGTTTATCAAGGGGATACACCCGAGGAACTACTGAAATAA
- the coaD gene encoding pantetheine-phosphate adenylyltransferase encodes MIEHKPRIAVYPGTFDPVTMGHQDIIQRAARQFDLLIVAVLNNISKNPLFSLEERMELLRTVTRNIPNVEVDSFRDLTANYVRQKGAQVIVRGIRSVTDFEYELQLASTNHKLNPDAETIFMMTNPAYSYLSSSMVKEIAHFDGKVVDLVAPEVEDALRAKVNANRGGSTMKS; translated from the coding sequence ATGATTGAGCACAAACCACGTATTGCCGTATATCCGGGAACCTTTGATCCTGTGACAATGGGGCACCAGGATATTATTCAAAGAGCAGCCAGACAGTTTGATCTATTGATTGTCGCGGTTCTTAACAATATTAGTAAAAATCCGCTGTTTTCACTTGAGGAACGAATGGAGCTGCTGCGAACGGTAACTCGCAATATCCCGAACGTTGAGGTGGACAGCTTCCGTGATTTGACAGCTAATTATGTACGTCAAAAAGGGGCCCAAGTTATTGTCAGAGGAATCCGGTCGGTGACTGATTTTGAATATGAGCTGCAATTAGCCTCTACAAATCATAAGCTGAACCCGGATGCGGAAACGATCTTTATGATGACCAATCCGGCTTATTCATATCTGAGTTCCAGTATGGTGAAGGAAATTGCGCATTTTGATGGCAAGGTTGTAGATCTGGTGGCACCGGAGGTGGAAGACGCGCTGCGTGCAAAGGTCAACGCAAATCGCGGCGGCTCCACCATGAAGTCATAA